The Mastacembelus armatus chromosome 4, fMasArm1.2, whole genome shotgun sequence genome segment AGCCTGCAGTCAACTTCCCACAACTCCGACGCGCTCGGCGAGTAGAAGAGCTACCTTGAGCAGAAAGGCACTGGCTCACCTTCACAGCTAGACCCAATGGAATAATAACTATGGATTACCACTGGAtacttctgtctgtttttttacaGTTATCCTTCCATCCAGGTAAGACTGAGTATTTGCGCTCGATGCGCACGTTTACGCAGGCAACTTGTTGCTGTTCACTTTTGAACAACACTGTCgatattattttaataactaCAGGTGTCCAGCTTCCTACAGCGCAGTAGGACAAGGAGAGTCCAAATCATAGTGATCTGAATGTGGTCCACTCTTTGTTCTGAGAAGCAGTCGGCAGCTCAAGGCTGCTGGTAAGCCACTGAAACCTAATGAGGAAAGAGGATACTTTGGCTGACGATAAGGACACCAAGGGGCTACTTTAATAATGAATCATTTATTCAGAGAACAGGACGTcactaacaaaaaaaagtaatcaaACAGTAGAATTCAACTGGAATGCTGAATAAGATACAAGTGCGCTGCACAGAGACTTTCTGGTGTACGCTCGGCGACAGGTTCATGCGGTTTCCTCCTCCGAGCTGCACATACAGTAGGCTAACCGTCATTATGGAAATTTATTGGCAAAGTTTGATTTCAGATAAGCATGCAAACAAGCAGCTGCTTTATACCCCTGGACTGTTTAGCATGATTATGTAATTTCTcactttttggaaaatattgGCTCATGTGTGCCTTGAGCGCAGAGCACTTCAGAGTATTTTCCACGCCGTCTGCGATGGTTTGTTGTGCTTTGTTCTGTGGAGGGATTTTAAAAGCACACTGCAACTATTACGTCTTGGCATCATGTTCAGAGTCTAGCTGCAGAGGTTAAGGTCCATAAACAATtggattttactgctttttttatacaaatacTTAAACCGGAGATGGATAAagctgaattattattattattatttgatgttccaattttaattgtttattaGTTCATTTGCGAGTCCACAATCCAAGGccagcttttttctttcatctatGCAGGAAAGAAATGTCTTGGATTTTCCCCTGAGATAGCTTGCAAATTTATGGAAAGCTGCCTTGACTGCGAACCTCAGCGCGCTGAACTTTGCGCACAGGGGCGTCATCAGGTGGACTGCCTCTGCCTCTATCAGCAGCTTTATTATAGTGTATGGTGCGTCCCGTGGGTGAATGATGTTCACGCCATTTTGATATCATCAGGGAATTTGAGTGACTGCCACGTCCCCAGGCAGTGTGCACAGGCTTACCTGTCGTGATAAAAACATGGCACACCGTGAAGTTTTCCCTTAAGTCCGTTAAGCCTACAGGCTACAGACATCATGAACTTTTACCGTGTTTTCTCGTGCTCTGTGATCGTATAGACGTCGTTTTAATAGTAGCTCACGGGAAGAACTTGTTgatcttcctctcctcctgccaTGTTGATGACCCAATGTTTGCTTAAGTTGCACAGACCGCTGTATGTGATTCTAAATTAAGTCTGTCATGCCACCACACCCTGCTCCCTTGTCTTGTCACTGAAATGAAAGGGAATGGGAATGGAGACAAAGCGCCTCTTCTATgaaatgtattgatttattgtatattattgATCGATGGGTGGATGCAGGGAGCATCCTTCTCAGCAGAATCCTGTTCCTTGCTCCCCCTGTAGTCTCACTATCGGAAGCTGCGGTCACAGTCGTGAACTTTCCACAAAGGGCTTAGCATGTCCGCCTCAATGATGTATTTGCAGGGAACAATGAACATTACTCATGCACTGTCCCACATCTGTTTCCAGCTGGTGCAGAGCAAATTCAATATTTGAATCACCACCCACTTTTAGATCTCATCTACTCTGCAGTACCCATCACTGATCAGCTcatgcacatatttgttttaatttctacTTGATGACAGTGCAGAAATAATTCAGTGTGTGCAATTTAGATTGATTTCCTTGGCTTTGTGTTTGCCGGGATCTGTGCAGACATCACAGGGTTGAGGGGTCAGTTCCTGCTGTTACACCAAGAATCTCTGATGAAAGTTTAAAGATTCAGTCTGTTGATTTTTTAATGGAGctatagattaaaaaaaagaattttactGTCTCTATTAGCACAATTAGcacaataattatatttttaactgttgtggcaaaacctGTTGGGTGAGCAATAAACAGAGTGCAGACAGACTGTcttttttcagaatatatttcttgcaagaaaggagcaaaccagaATAGAACACAGTCAATCAGAGTTttcctattaggctgaggcctctacttatacagacatgcaaagtaaatgcaaataatcattgacataatcagataattaagtctgtacttccctattgttctacaaagtgattccctaataaggttatattctaaaactctatattctcattcgacagttaaccctccatcctggacgtgctctgttatacttgtcccttcctcatACCTAGTGttcctaaggaacctttctcccagatactcctcaccaacatccttgagaacactgcACTGCCATGTATGCACTGTTGTTTACATTAGGATCAGGGGTTGTGCCTTTAAGCTGTTCTAAGGTGCTAAGGAGTATTATTGGGTTAAAAGTGCTGACGCGGCTTTTCTTCACATTGGTAGGAAAATGTCACAGAATCCTTTAACTAACcttcattgttttaaaaacattttaaaatgatgacCTTTTATAATTTCAGTCCTTCAGGACTTTTCCATCAGTGTGTGGTTAAAAATGGGGTTGACTTCTTTGACTTATCAtgatttttgcatgtgtgtcccACCTTAGCCAACACCAAACCCACTATCACCCCCACTGAGCAGGACCACCTTGTCATCGATCTCAACAAACCATTTGAACTGCATTGTCGGGGTAAGGAGGAGATGCAGTGGCAGCGGGAGGACCGGCTGAAGGTGCGGGGGGAGAAAAAGACTAATGGGATGTCCACGCTGCACATCACCAAGGCTCAGCCTGTTCACATGGGCCGCTACATCTGTCTGGAGAAGAGCTCTGGGGAACAAACCTCCATCTATGTCTATGTTAGAGGTAGCTGGATCTTTCTGCTTAAGTGGGAGTGTATCgtgtgtggtgtttgtgagAGATGACTGCAATCTAGAGCAGGTGGAAACAGACTGCATGCAGGGTTGGGCGAGCGAAACCTTTTGGCATTTGTCACTGCAGGGAAAGGGAgcagtgtgtgtgggagtgtttacagatgaaaacatttataactTTGCCACAAACAGATACAGGGCATGTTGTACCTTTTTATTGAACACAGTCTTATTGTATTTCCTCAACTGAGCGAGCACACATCCTCCTGGGCCACTGCCATCCCTGCAGGTTTTATAATTCTTTGTGGAGTGACCATTCACTGGAAGTATTCAATTTATTCCAAGAACTCTCTTTGCTTCTCTCAAGCCGATATCTGTCTTTAGCCATGAGTCATTATATTGGCATCTatgtttttttgcacattttaattaattattatttttttgtacacaaagaaaaaaaaagtgagtgagaatgctgtaaataaaaaaacagcttgaaatatcacaataatatttttttactgaaacTTGCAACTTACAGTTGGCAAAACCTCACATACATAAAGATTTATGTTAAAGATTTAAATAATAGAATATTTTCTCTTGAAATGCAGTGCAGTTGAATTATCAATCCCTCAAAATTGTCCCTAAGTACAGTACAAAAGTAAATGCATTCAGTTACTTTCTACCactgctaataaaacaagcataaatgtcatatttccaTCAGTTTGAGTGTCACTCTTTTAATTGTCATCTTGgtgcactttcttcttctgcaatAATAAATTGCATCCAACTGGAGAAATAGTGCCACCACCAGTTTGTCTAGATGATAACTACTAATATTTGCATAATGGTAGTAGCTGGAAATTTGCTCTACATTTGCAAACCTGGAAAGTGAGATAAAGTGAGATAACAGCCATACTTGTTTTCCAAGAATCACTTGTGCACATGATTTGAATCCACGCTGGGTATGGACTACATCACACTGCACCATATCTAAAAATGATTGTAAACATGGCTGTACTATCAATGGGTTGTTTTTGCAAAAACATATAAGAGTAAACAAGAGTAAACtgcacatgtgtgtatttgtttttcagtcagatAACTTAGCTGCAAACACTTTGCCCATTTGGAACCACCTCCTATCTCACCTTAATCTCACTTTCCAGGTTTGCAATATTAGAGTTATATACTTcgtaatgaagaaacatgtcatcctgtgcagcagtgtgtgtctcTTATGTGTCTACCTGCTGTTATATACATCATTTTGATGACCTGACAACTATCCTAACTACCTGTCTTTCATTTGCTGAGCAGCTAGTGTCCAGTGGGTTTTGAAAGATTTTTTGCATCCTATTGTTTATCAAACTAAAATGATTAGAAAACAGTGCATGTTACTGTCTAGTACTGTTTGAttttcacaaacaaaatctTTAACTTTGCAGCTCTGCTTTCAACTGTGGCAACACCTCTGATGTacgattgttttttttttgttgtttttttttggcagatCCCGACAATCCTTTCAGAAAATCAATGGTGTTCAACATTCTCACTCGTGTAGGAGATAGAGCTTCCATCCCCTGCTTGGCAACTGATCCAAGTCTGGAAAACCTTCTCCTGGAAACATGCACCACTAAAGCTCTGGCACCTGGTCTCCAGTATACTTCAAGCCTAGAGCAAGGCATCATCATCCATGACACACAAAAGGCTTATGAAGGTTGCTATGTCTGCACAGGAATACTCAGGAAAGAGTATGTCAGATCACGTGACTACCTCCTTACAGTGAAACCAGGTAAAATGACATGCCTGGGCTTTGTTGCTTCTGAATAGCtacctttgtttgttttgttgttttgtacaCTTTCTCTATCAATGTCTATCAATGTcaatctgacacacacacacacacacacacacacacacgcacacacttttttatagctatctttgtgaggacactcattgacataatgctTTCTCTTGACCGTCACCCTAACCTTAATCTAaacctaactctaaccctaaccctgaaaccaagtcttaaccctcaaacatgagtctgaaaaaagtggggaccaggaaaatgtcctcactttgatagaaatatgctaaaaatgGTACTCACTAAGATGGCTATAcaagtacacagacacacacacaaatgcacacagaggTTGATGCAAATgttataattttgttttgattttttgtttttcagtcccTGTTGCTCCTCCTGTGATTGACATGCAGGTGCCCAAAAGAGTGATTCTTACCTTGAACCAGAGTCTCTCTCTCACCTGCAACACCACCAATGTCAACGGAGAAATCAAAATGCAGTGGGTCACCCCACCTGGCTCGGTGAGACCTTTCTGCCTTTCCTCTGTGGTGTACTGTGCTGTTTGTGGAAGATTCACCCAGATTTCTGTTGGTGgtgtagttttgttttattgtgttgtaggAAAATATTGTAGTTGGACTTTTGATTGTTGTCTTATACTTTGGTGTTGATTAGTTTAAAGAGGGGtgacttggtggttagcactgttgcctcacagcaggaaggttcctggtttgaaacccatcaggggcctttctgtgtggagtttgcatgttttccctgtgcttgtgtgggttttctccacgtactctggtttcctcccacagtccaaaaacatgtatgtcaggttgattggtgactctaaattgcccataggagtgattgtgagtgtgtgtggttgtttgtctttgtgtgtctctatgtggccctgtgatggactggtgacctgtccagggtgtacccctgcctttcacccaaagagagctgggataggctccagagatatagataatggatggatgaaaaataatgtttttatatatatattttatttttacatttagccATTTCCAAAACTGCTTTCCATTTTATTGAGATATTTTCTTGTTGTGCAAATGGTATCAGCAGTTGTCTGTTCTTGTCAACAAGAGTGAAAGGGGTCAAAGTTCACTCTGTCATGCTCTTGgctgtgcatgtactgtacctTGTGGactactgtgtgtgcacattagTGTGTGagtgaccgtgtgtgtgtgtctttgctcGCGTGCAGTGAGCCTCGCGTGTGCCTGCATCAGTATTTGTGTGCTTGGCAGGGATAGAAATGCAGACGGGGTTAATCTCTAGAGATCTCTGGGCGTTGACAGGGTGCCGTCTGGTATCCACAGCAACCAGCAAAGGTTGATGGTGCTTCACGTATCATGACGGAGAACTTCACCCACGTGCGCAGCTCCACTTTGCACATCCTGGCGGTCAGGCCACAAGATGCTGGGAGGTACCAGTGTGAAGCTGAGAATGAAAAAGGGGTCAGCAGGCAGTCAGTGTGGCTTGATGTTTACGGTAAGCATCAGTTCAGATCGGCAGAACAGAAATAGTTCTGACCACAGAAAATGCTATCTTCATTTTACTTCTGCAAAttctaaaataatttctttatttttcagaaagAGGATTCATCAATTTAACACCAATAAGCAACAAAACCATCTACGTCCGCTCAGGTGAGAGTTTGTCCCTTAAAGTTAACATGGAGGCTTACCCAAAGCCACACAACTTCTCCTGGAGCTTCATGGGCCACAAGCTGAGGAACACAACCGACCATGTCATCACAACACACAGCCATGAATATAGGTGAGAcagcacacaagcacacacttgCTTTAAGTGCCTTACACTAGTTTtatcacatactgtagataaaacggtttaaaaaaatttaactTCTCCAGTTTGGCTGCAGGTCAGCGCAGGTGATACTTCAACAGCTGCACTTATTACAGTTCCCTGTGAAGTCCAACTGAAATTCTAAAAACACCTCAGGGCTTCTGGTGAAACGAGAACTGTCAGCCTACAAATGGCTTTCACAGGAATAGACACTATGAAATATCTATAACATTTTCATCTGTGCTGCAGATAATCTGTTAATACACTTTAGCTCATATTTCatgctttgttttgttacaAACATTTCTTAATTCATTTAGTAAGAGTAGGACTTGACCTTTGAGTCATAACTGAGCATGATTGTGCATGAACACAGCTGTTGCAACCTTTTCACTTTACAAACAGTGGAAAACAATAGATTTATAAGGAATCCTCTGCAATATGTGAATGtaagaaagactgaaaaagtgTCTGTAATATTTTCCATTAGTGCTttgcatgtgtatatatttggTGAACAGCTCTGCATAAAAGAGCTGCACGTAAAAAAAGTTTGCAAATATCTGCAAATTTCAAGTTCTTTCTCAGACGGAATAGGCACTGACAAGGGAATTGCTTCTTTTGCCTTGAATGCACATTTAAAGCATTAAGAGCATTAATATTATCATGTTGTCTTAAAAATCAAtaacttcttttattttaaaaatgtaatttcttcttTTGCAGGTACAGCAGTGAGTTGAGGTTGGTGCGGCTGAAAGTGTCAGAAGGTGGAGTTTACAGCTTTCGTGCCTCGAACAGTGACTCCTCAGTAAATCAGACATTCACCATTTTTGTGATCAGTAAGTTGTATCATTGGTTTTGTTCCTTTAAGCCACATCATAATGAATTTCATTATTCCACACTTCAGTGTGTCTACCTCTCTTGTCGTTTATATCTCACCTGGCATGTTCTGATATTTATCTGTGTTTGTTAGGTAAACCTGAGATTAAATCTCACGAGGGCCCTGTGGACGGACAAGTACGCTGTGTGGCAGAGGGGTTCCCAGCCCCCCAGATCACCTGGTACTATTGTGAACAGCCCTATGTAAGGTAAGATTTCTAAAGGCCCTTAAAGGTCATTAGTCTTATGAACTGACTAAACAAACTGCCAAACCAAAATTAAACGCAGGTCTGTCCTGTGTTATCTAACAAACAAAATACTCTGGAGTGATACAGTTATTAGACTTACATATGCAAATAAATGTCATGGCCTTTGCGGTGGTAATGAGggatgcatgtttgtgtgttcaacTGTAGATACAGTAATAGATTCCCTTTATATACTGATGCTCATTCAGGCCATGGCTGGACTGCGTTTTTCTGGATGTTTAATTAGGGATTTTGCTCTGCGCTGTGTTTTCATGCAGCACTCCCTATTTACTGCAAGGCACCCACCCACCATTTCACATTTGTACTTTATTTGTAGTTCATCAAAATCATGTGACGTGTGGTTTGAGGGTCCTAAAGGTCATACTAAAGACACACTGGATAGGGGAATGATGATGAGGGTGGAACGAGGGATTGTGGGATTTGACGCGACTGACTTGTGATTGGTTGACAGTAGGAAGATGACCCCACCCCATGTGACAGGGGATGGCAGAGAATTGACTTGTGATTGGTAGTAGGTGGGACATCTGCCTGGTTATAGCTGGACATGGCTCATCTCATTTCAAAACTAAAGTGTGTTGAAGGGGGAGCGCCCAGTTGCTACAGCAACACCAATCCCAGGAAGCACAAGCAATGAGTCATAAGTAATTATCCAAACTCTATCAAGTAATTTACAAATTCTTATCAAATCCATTTGTCTTTACATACAGGCAGGCAAATGTATATACAGAACCAGAAAGTAATGTGACCTGAGTTAGCCTAGGACCAGAGCCCACTTGGATAAGAGCCTGCACTTTGTGTTGTAGTGCTGTCAAATATGGAGCCCTGAGccaattttttacatttcacgTTAGTTTTATAAGGACATGATCAATAGTGACACTATCTGCTgccagaacagaaacaggatgaCGTTTCCATGCTTTCGCCTATCTTGTCAAGTTAATTTATTCACATAAGTGTTTTTATGACTCAGGAAAGGGATGTTTGTCTTGCAGAGATTTGGGTGAGAGATGCTTGAGTGTCCTGACAAGAGACAATTCATGAATAGCACAAGATCCTGTCAGAACTTTGTCACCAGTGTGTAATATTCTGCCTTCAGATGCTCCCAACAGGTGAATGCCACCCAGGAGGAGCACAATGTTATCACTGTCACACTAGTCAGCCCTATTTTTGGGAAGACGGAAGTGGAGAGTCGGGTGAACATCAGCAGGGGACGGTTCAGTACTCTGGAATGTGTGGCTACAGTGGAGGGGGAGCAGGCCTATACACTTTTCTCTATTAGCGGTGAGTGgagaaatcacacacactcagatttATTTAGGTAAGTCCACATAAAGGTAGTGTAAACAGGTCTACGTGTTACTGAAGACCTTTTAGccacttgttttgtttcagatgTTCTCACCTTCAGATTAAAAAGAAGTGCAACAAACTCACAGCATAATAGAGGATATACATACATGGAAAATCTCCTGCATTAAGATTGCAAATCTTGGTTCCCCTTCCTGATTTTACTTTCAGTAAAATTTACTTGTGGTCTCAGTGACATTAAAAATTCTGTCACCTGCATGTGACTCTCTGCTGTGTgaactaaaaaaacaaagtcatctTAGCAGTACTCACCCTCAGTCCTCCTCACATGCGATTCACTCCACAAGTTCAAATATTTACTAAAAGCAGGATTTTGCTGAGGATTAATCCATAAATGTGGTCTTAACTACTAGAGGTTGGTCCGTAATCTGTTAGGTAAACATTACCACAGAAAGATACCTCGGTGATTGACAGCAATAAGATGTTGTTACCTACACATACACGTTAGCTTTAGTCTATTGTTTACTCAATCTGCTCTGTTACAACGGTTCCCCCATCTACGATACAGTGTCCTCAGAGTGGTATGAGTACAGGAAGTGAAAGAACAGCAAAATCTGGTCCTGTCTATGCCTGGAGACCCGGGTTTATGCAGGACATGAGGGGCTAACTGTGACTACAGCGGGTATGTGGGCGAGCATTATGAAAAATGAGAGCGTCTGCGGCAAGGCAGGACAGGCCAATGGGAGCTTGTGCCCAGGATTTTTTGTGCTTTACAGAGTAACAGCAGACCAGGCGGAGGCACTGAGAGTGTGGAGCGCAGTAGGAGTCCTGGCGATGCTGGACATTTCTGGGGCTGTGGGTGGCTTGGAGGTGTCAGTGAGCTGCAGCTAGAGAATACACAAAGCTTTTGAAGCTACTGACAGGTTTACAGGGGATTAGTTCCTGCAGACTCTGCATTCTCAGATTTGAAGTGGAGAGAAAGCTTCTTATCGCTAAAGAGCTTATTACACCCCACTGTACAGAGGAGCAAAACAATAAGGCATCACAAACAACCAGACACAAAGGAACAGAACACTGATTATATATAATTACTCACTACCACAGctgtaaaaacaacagcaatacaGTAAAGTACTGCACAATCAAAAGGGATTTTAGGCagttaaatataataaagtgCAGAAACtgcaaactaagaaaaaaacacCCCTAGAACCCTATAGTACATACACATTTAATTGGATTAGTTTGCTGTAGTTTGACCAAAGGGGGCTTCACTGTGACTTAGTCTTCTCAGACTTACCTTAATACCCCATTGCAAGGTCATTCAGAGTGTAAACACGGCAGAACACCAAAAGATTCTCTGATTAACACTGCTCTTCCATTTAACATTATCATTTTTTATCTCTGTAGAGAGAACCGTTCCCCATGACCTGTTCACCCCTCTGCTAATTGGCTCTGTATCAGCAGCTGGCATCCTCTGTCTTGTTCTTATCATGTTGTTCTACAAGTACATGCAGGTAGGACGGTTTGGCACTTTTTCCTATAATAATCTTatggcaaacacaaacagtataAACAGTATATTAACACCCTATGGAGTTCATTTGTGAAATTGATGATCGATTTGCTCTTGTTTTGTCTACAATCATACCAGAAACCCAAATACCAGATTCAGTGGAAAGTTATTGAGGGTATCCATGGAAACAACTATGTGTACATCGATCCCACCCAGCTACCATATGATCACCAGTGGGAGTTTCCTCGAAACAACTTGCGTTTTGGTGAGTTCTCTGCCTTCCTTTATCAAAATGTATCTGCAGTGTTTTATCTGCGGCGTTGTGCCATTGGtgacacactgcagcactgaaaTGTACATCCTGGTTAGGTCCAAAACGCCACAGACGCAGAGTGATGTGGCAATAATGGGGGTTTGTCTCAGTAATTAAGCCTAACAGTGCAGTTGGCATGACATCATTGCTGCCAGCCTCAGGCCACTTCACGCTGATTGACAGATGCTCTGTTTTCTGAGTTTATGGACACAGCATTAAGGCTTTAGCCATGTCTGTGGTTTACAGACTAACCAGTTCTATGGTTCATTAATGATGAAAGCCCACTCCCTCACTGCAAACATAATATTGTTGACATATTCTGGGTGTTGTTTTGAACAAACCTCCTTAAACAGGATCCTGCATGTCCTGGTGCCTGCGTACATAGCCCAGGGGCTAAAACTGGTGTTGTCCTAGGAACGCTGGCATGGAGCCAGTCTGTGGAAGTTAAACAGGATTGGAAATAtcagttttgtgtcttttttgttttcagggaaAACGCTGGGATCTGGTGCATTTGGAAAAGTGGTGGAAGCCACTGCATATGGACTCTCCAACGCAGATTCAGTCATGACAGTGGCTGTGAAAATGCTTAAATGTAAGCACTGTCATCACACATGTATGTCTGTGGGCCCACCACAGTGTAGCTATTTGTGATTTAGCTGCACACTCCTTAAGAAACtgataatgaataaataatctGCCTGCAGGCAGGTACGGTTTGAAGTGGATATTTTTGTTAGGTGGTTTGCACAATGCTGCCAAACAGACATCTATTTAACAGGTagctttttatttgaattagCCTCCAGCAATTAAAATACCTATTTTCGTGATCCTGCCAGTACCATCTCAAGATATGTAATCATAGTTCATCTTTAGCTCACGTTACTTCTAATCCTTTTGTAAATGTGCTCATTGTTTTCCACAGCAAGCGCTCATGCCACAGAGAAAGAGGCACTGATGTCGGAGCTTAAAGTCCTCAGTTACTTGGGAAACCACATGAATATTGTCAACCTTCTGGGAGCCTGCACTGTTGGAGGTGTGGCAGCCATGTTCTGCATTATAATTTAAGACTGTATAGTGAAACTGGAAGCATCAAATATTGTTTACAGCATTTGAGGAGATTAATCGTTTTATGATTCttactttcactttctttcaccACATTCCTCATTTTTTTACAAAAGTTGCATGTTGTGTACTGAAAGCTAGTTTTCATAAGAAATGTCACTTTGTCTTCAGGCCCTACTTTGGTGATCACAGAGTACTGCTGCTTTGGGGACCTTCTTAACTTTCTGCGCAGAAAAAGAGAGTCGTTCATCTGCTTTAAGCTGGAGGAAGACTGCTACTACCACAACATCAAGCCTCAGAGAGACGCAGCTGGGTCAGGGGTTTTTTTATGGTTCATTGTGtgtgaaggaaaaaagagagTACTAGTATTTACTATCCAGAACGTGCGTAGGAGGGAGGGTATTTGGATAGCATTGTGCCTATGTGTGGTTGTGCTCAACTGAGACCAGACTGCTCCTTTCCTTTTCACAGTGACAGCTTGAATGGCTACATGACCATGAGGCCTTCTGTTGCTGGCAACCCACCATTCAGCTCGTCTGAGAAGAGACGCTCACTACGCAAAGGCATGCAAGCCAGCCATTCATCAATTTTCTCAGTCTTAAAATATacagagaagcagctgaaaTAAGGCCTATacaatttctgaagaaaaaacttCATCCTTTTTGTCCCCTCAGGCGGCTCCTACGTGGAAGCAGATCCAGAGAGTGAGATGTTTGATGAGGATGGTCTATCTCTAGACACAGAGGACCTTCTCAGCTTTTCATACCAAGTGTCCAAAGGCATGGAGTTCTTAGCCTCAAAAAATGTGAGCattaatgtgaatattttagAACAGCAACTATCATGCTAGGTTTTCTGCCAAAACTTCAAATGATGTCTGACTTTTGTTAAAATCCGGAGCATGTATCACGTTTCCACAGCTAGTAAACAGATCTACGACGCATGTTGGAGCATGCTGCTAAAACATTTATCACTTGTGGACACAAAGATACTGTGGCCAGTAAGCTCAtgtgtcagtgtcactgctTGTGTGTTAAAGATTCAAGTGTTGAAATTCAGTACCAAGCCTCATTAGAAAAAGCCCATATGTTATATTATTGATTAGACATGTATATACCATGTATCATCAGATATTAAATAGAGTGGTGCATCTTTTTCAGTGTATCCACAGAGACCTGGCAGCCAGAAATATCCTCGTGACTCAAGGAAGAGTGGCAAAGATCTGTGATTTCGGCCTGGCCCGGGACATCACCACAGACTCCAACTATGTAGTCAAAGGAAATGTAAGTGCACACTAACAATCAAACATTTGGGAATTATACATATAATAGTAATCAATAATAATAGGTGGATCATAAAATGTTGCTGGACAG includes the following:
- the kita gene encoding mast/stem cell growth factor receptor kita isoform X1, whose translation is MDYHWILLSVFLQLSFHPANTKPTITPTEQDHLVIDLNKPFELHCRGKEEMQWQREDRLKVRGEKKTNGMSTLHITKAQPVHMGRYICLEKSSGEQTSIYVYVRDPDNPFRKSMVFNILTRVGDRASIPCLATDPSLENLLLETCTTKALAPGLQYTSSLEQGIIIHDTQKAYEGCYVCTGILRKEYVRSRDYLLTVKPVPVAPPVIDMQVPKRVILTLNQSLSLTCNTTNVNGEIKMQWVTPPGSGAVWYPQQPAKVDGASRIMTENFTHVRSSTLHILAVRPQDAGRYQCEAENEKGVSRQSVWLDVYERGFINLTPISNKTIYVRSGESLSLKVNMEAYPKPHNFSWSFMGHKLRNTTDHVITTHSHEYRYSSELRLVRLKVSEGGVYSFRASNSDSSVNQTFTIFVISKPEIKSHEGPVDGQVRCVAEGFPAPQITWYYCEQPYVRCSQQVNATQEEHNVITVTLVSPIFGKTEVESRVNISRGRFSTLECVATVEGEQAYTLFSISERTVPHDLFTPLLIGSVSAAGILCLVLIMLFYKYMQKPKYQIQWKVIEGIHGNNYVYIDPTQLPYDHQWEFPRNNLRFGKTLGSGAFGKVVEATAYGLSNADSVMTVAVKMLKSSAHATEKEALMSELKVLSYLGNHMNIVNLLGACTVGGPTLVITEYCCFGDLLNFLRRKRESFICFKLEEDCYYHNIKPQRDAAGDSLNGYMTMRPSVAGNPPFSSSEKRRSLRKGGSYVEADPESEMFDEDGLSLDTEDLLSFSYQVSKGMEFLASKNCIHRDLAARNILVTQGRVAKICDFGLARDITTDSNYVVKGNARLPVKWMSPESIFECVYTFESDVWSYGILLWEIFSLGNSPYPGMPVDAKFYKLIKEGYRMDAPEFAPSEMYQIMMSCWDADPFKRPPFRKVVERIEQQLSDTTKHIYLNFSSRLPFTSRAREEASSQSCFNSASSNSGPTQPLLVQHEVFLEGTTLRAQRV
- the kita gene encoding mast/stem cell growth factor receptor kita isoform X2 gives rise to the protein MDYHWILLSVFLQLSFHPANTKPTITPTEQDHLVIDLNKPFELHCRGKEEMQWQREDRLKVRGEKKTNGMSTLHITKAQPVHMGRYICLEKSSGEQTSIYVYVRDPDNPFRKSMVFNILTRVGDRASIPCLATDPSLENLLLETCTTKALAPGLQYTSSLEQGIIIHDTQKAYEGCYVCTGILRKEYVRSRDYLLTVKPVPVAPPVIDMQVPKRVILTLNQSLSLTCNTTNVNGEIKMQWVTPPGSQPAKVDGASRIMTENFTHVRSSTLHILAVRPQDAGRYQCEAENEKGVSRQSVWLDVYERGFINLTPISNKTIYVRSGESLSLKVNMEAYPKPHNFSWSFMGHKLRNTTDHVITTHSHEYRYSSELRLVRLKVSEGGVYSFRASNSDSSVNQTFTIFVISKPEIKSHEGPVDGQVRCVAEGFPAPQITWYYCEQPYVRCSQQVNATQEEHNVITVTLVSPIFGKTEVESRVNISRGRFSTLECVATVEGEQAYTLFSISERTVPHDLFTPLLIGSVSAAGILCLVLIMLFYKYMQKPKYQIQWKVIEGIHGNNYVYIDPTQLPYDHQWEFPRNNLRFGKTLGSGAFGKVVEATAYGLSNADSVMTVAVKMLKSSAHATEKEALMSELKVLSYLGNHMNIVNLLGACTVGGPTLVITEYCCFGDLLNFLRRKRESFICFKLEEDCYYHNIKPQRDAAGDSLNGYMTMRPSVAGNPPFSSSEKRRSLRKGGSYVEADPESEMFDEDGLSLDTEDLLSFSYQVSKGMEFLASKNCIHRDLAARNILVTQGRVAKICDFGLARDITTDSNYVVKGNARLPVKWMSPESIFECVYTFESDVWSYGILLWEIFSLGNSPYPGMPVDAKFYKLIKEGYRMDAPEFAPSEMYQIMMSCWDADPFKRPPFRKVVERIEQQLSDTTKHIYLNFSSRLPFTSRAREEASSQSCFNSASSNSGPTQPLLVQHEVFLEGTTLRAQRV